In Chitinophaga nivalis, a single genomic region encodes these proteins:
- a CDS encoding non-ribosomal peptide synthetase — translation MVAELYTKLKELKVNVRLVNDKLDLQAPKGVLNEALLNEIKTHKEDLIQFISSYRQQKDGYQSIRKTGLQESYALSASQKMLWVVSQQEEGNIAYNMSGVYVFEGDLRQEALEFAFDRLIERHENLRTVFREDASEEIRQFILPAERIGFTLEYTDLRQLEHRDKKAKQLVQAAALRPFNLATGPLLRAGLYQVADNKWIFGHVMHHIISDGWSMGILIRELLELYNAHMQGKPDPLTPLHIQYKDYAAWHREALSGEMLAAHEAYWLDHFAGELPVLELPGDRIRPALKTYNGHLVNRVMDAGISADVLTLCREQGATLFMGLLAAVNVLLYRYTGQEDIIIGTPNAGRSHADLQDQIGFYVNTLALRTQFSGADDFRSVLANVRKVVLGADEHQVYPFGSLVEALQLQRDISRNPLFDIQVLVGHDDNSQLKERQTLAGLAVGEYEETTHDTARFDMVFNFKEIAGTIHLNLQYNVDIYTEQQIRQLIAHLEQLLAAIVSQPSLPVQQLSYLSAAERQQLLADFNHGVTIAGPVSEQTVVDLLDQQAALHPDHTAVSFEGTQLTYRALQEKANQLAHYLITEHQVKPNEMVGIMLDRSEKMLIGIWGILKAGAAYVPIDPDYPAARKAYVIKDTGIRMLLTQTEYFFDLDYYEGESFAVDVQLDTLETPVTAPSVTIAPDHLAYVIYTSGSTGNPKGVLITHGNLMHSLSSRPAIYDAYTSFLLLSSIAFDSSVAGIFGTLCYGGCLCITRKIDVANVDLIAGYLVDHAVSHLLTVPSYYKLLLNALANRNNHLRAVIVAGEACPAQLVTDHFNAPALQDCRFFNEYGPTEATVWSSVYVFERDAPIVPSIGKPIPGTRIYILDSEQQPVPAGVTGEIYIAGNGLARGYLHQPELTAEKFVTDPFQPTERMYRTGDSARWKADGNIIFIGRKDDQVKIRGYRIELGEIENALQGHAGVELATVVVRTDAAGNKELAAYVVGNTTLQAADLQTYLTGLLPSYALPAHYVQLEQFPLTPNGKVDRKKLPDPKGTGMSTGVPYVAPRNDAEARLLMIWKEILGKEKIGVNDSFFSLGGDSIKILRLMTEIRKKMSLEIPIADIYKNNTVALLAAHSYDNIIAIERRNNYLKETEVAVKAEILALKERILALDLLPEKENIADIFPMSDVEKGMVFESLINRERSIYHDQSLHPRIFADFDIARFRRALQLLVDKHAILRTSFNVTDFDTQVQLVHHRINVEIPYKDLSDLPHETQNNIIRTFVDGELHHPFDVSVAPLWRMSAFNVGNNKIVFVWQCHHAIIDGWSDALFMTELNNLYLTLGEDPAYLPEPLKADYRDFIIQHEVDKKDSQMNSFWQQELAEAKRLDLFTQAPDDSGYLHVLDKKHSDKLEDLAEDLDTTVKVISFSAYLYLLKILSYDEEVIAGLVTNTRPDCEDSDRILGCFLNTIPFKMVVDAPVKIADFILQVHEKIIGLKGNERLSLPEIARIHHQQTEAGNPFFDTFFNYVDFHEFQSIREEKAPVQPDTPAPSLNLKGTGRTNTYMDFTVNNTGGYLQVKFNLLRKLKSGLTAQQVGAIYLEILHAMSIDAEQIINQRDYLSAAAKEELLTAFNPAPVDFPATQTLTRLLEAQVALAPQQAALVFDTKEWTYQELNAIANQLGAYLRKHHGITAGELVGIQLERSDWMIIAILGVLKSGGAYVPVDPTYPAERRSYILEDSQCRVVIDAALLEQFRQEADHYAQENLEAVNNATDLAYIIYTSGSTGKPKGVMTEHRSVVNLITSQIRTFGITSSENILQFSSIAFDASVEQIFLAFSTGARLTVMDADTRLDPEKIAAFLTRHEITHLHTVPGVLKTIPVKQYPALKRVIAGGDSCPQDVAAQWSGEYDFYNEYGPTETTITATELHYQPGAVGPVLSIGRPVANTFVYITDHALNLVPAGVTGEICIGGSGVARGYLYRPELTAEKFVPNPFRPGERMYRTGDLGRWLPDGNILFTGRRDDQVKIRGNRVETGEVAAAIQTHPAVASAVVAARPDQQGEQQLTAYIVARESLNSSTLRAYLTDRLPAYMLPSHFVQLSALPLTATGKINFRALPEPEAAGLSAGVEYIAPQGIREVLLVAAFEAVLQKQAVGVNGDFFVLGGDSIKSIQVVSYLKQRGYALTIQDILLHPVITDLAKYIVPVTRVADQGPVTGIIPLSPVQTSFFLGDQTCIHHFNQSVLLNSREPIAAASLRAALDKLVQHHDALRMVYYNSPAGWVQENKGLEQSYALEVITPADEAAFGQHCDRLQAGINLETGPLFSVGLFRGESSDRLLLVIHHLVVDGVSWRILLEDLSNLYYQYQIGAALRLPQKTDAFKYWQEKQLAYAASETLAQEIPYWSAIAAADASLPVDMPEGSNRVADVAVTTFVLDEAQTTRLQTQCYRAYRTEVNDVLIGALSLALADVFKQPEVLIRLEGHGREQIGADVDVSRTVGWFTSMYPVLLDLQQAADPIAQLIAVKESLHRVPGKGIGYGILHYLAGKVPAVTPAVTFNYLGDFGGSVAASDQTPLFEFSGDYHGHEYPDNRQRTTLLDISGMVVSGQLRLSVGYSREQFTAATAGKLATAWQFRLEQLITQLSAATESRLTPVDLTYKGLSAAAVNALNENFDVEDVYPVTAMQRVLIHAYDAAATDAGVYHAISSWGFEDARFSLAALETSIQQLQEKHRVLRTVFFRPDNGDICQCVKTTVGDTVTVDDLTALSPQEQQAYILTAREADIRSKFRITDTPSLLFRFRIFILGAHAFELMFTCHHAIMDGWGFTILKNELLAGYLAARNGETVPVVIPADSFREYVQLGEAGAANEKNNQFWREALQNWQPLPLQPLTTAEQGTDSCSVHLDRALVQQLKAVAENNKVSLRSVFLKTGTEVLRQHWGVKELFLGLLFNGRTHELQDALNAVGLYWNILPFRAPEVDSYEAIQQQLNRYEAYAQFSAWKIREWVGQEPHQVSFSYSQFHNARNWQAETPAVQDQLPVMTGDFYMDRYHYPLNIKVMVKETDGTDIVIIMDYDRQYFSGEEIAQLLSQFVHQLK, via the coding sequence ATGGTAGCTGAATTATATACGAAATTAAAGGAACTGAAGGTAAACGTCCGGTTAGTAAACGATAAGCTGGATTTGCAAGCTCCCAAAGGAGTGCTGAATGAGGCATTGCTGAATGAAATCAAAACCCATAAAGAAGACCTTATACAGTTTATCAGTTCCTACCGGCAGCAGAAAGATGGCTATCAGTCTATACGGAAAACCGGATTGCAGGAAAGCTATGCCCTGTCTGCCTCCCAGAAGATGTTGTGGGTGGTAAGCCAGCAGGAAGAAGGCAATATTGCCTATAACATGTCTGGCGTGTATGTGTTTGAGGGCGACTTGCGCCAGGAGGCGCTGGAATTTGCATTTGACCGCCTGATAGAAAGACACGAAAACCTGCGGACGGTTTTCCGGGAAGATGCCAGCGAAGAAATCCGGCAATTTATTCTGCCGGCAGAGCGTATTGGTTTTACGTTGGAGTATACCGATCTGCGTCAGCTGGAACACCGCGATAAAAAAGCAAAGCAGTTGGTACAGGCGGCCGCATTGCGGCCTTTTAACCTGGCCACCGGACCCTTGTTGCGCGCCGGTTTATACCAGGTGGCAGATAACAAATGGATCTTCGGACATGTGATGCACCACATTATCAGCGATGGCTGGTCCATGGGTATTCTCATCCGGGAACTGCTGGAATTATACAATGCACATATGCAGGGCAAGCCCGACCCGCTGACACCCCTGCATATCCAATATAAAGATTATGCTGCCTGGCACCGGGAAGCACTGAGCGGCGAAATGCTGGCGGCACACGAAGCCTATTGGCTGGACCATTTTGCAGGAGAGCTGCCGGTACTGGAACTCCCGGGCGACCGGATACGGCCGGCCCTCAAAACCTACAACGGCCATTTGGTGAACAGGGTGATGGATGCCGGCATCAGCGCAGACGTACTGACTCTCTGCCGGGAACAGGGCGCTACTTTGTTTATGGGCCTCCTGGCTGCTGTAAACGTACTGTTGTACCGTTACACCGGCCAGGAAGACATTATCATCGGTACGCCCAACGCCGGCCGCAGTCATGCCGACCTGCAGGACCAGATCGGTTTTTATGTGAACACACTGGCGCTGAGAACACAGTTCAGCGGCGCCGATGATTTCCGCAGTGTACTGGCCAACGTCAGAAAGGTGGTACTGGGTGCAGACGAGCACCAGGTATATCCGTTTGGCTCACTGGTGGAAGCATTGCAGCTGCAGCGGGATATCAGCCGGAATCCGCTGTTCGATATTCAGGTGTTGGTAGGACATGACGATAACAGCCAGCTGAAAGAAAGACAAACCTTGGCCGGATTGGCAGTGGGTGAGTATGAAGAGACCACTCACGATACTGCCCGGTTTGATATGGTCTTTAACTTCAAGGAAATTGCCGGAACGATTCACCTGAATCTGCAGTATAACGTAGACATATATACGGAGCAGCAGATCAGACAACTGATTGCCCACCTGGAACAATTGCTGGCGGCCATTGTCAGCCAGCCATCATTACCGGTGCAGCAGCTCTCTTACCTGTCGGCAGCCGAGCGGCAGCAATTGCTGGCAGACTTTAACCATGGCGTCACCATCGCGGGCCCTGTTAGTGAACAAACCGTGGTAGACCTGCTGGACCAGCAGGCGGCCCTGCATCCCGATCATACTGCCGTGTCTTTTGAAGGTACACAGCTCACCTACCGCGCGCTGCAGGAGAAAGCCAATCAGCTGGCTCACTACTTAATCACGGAACACCAGGTGAAGCCCAACGAAATGGTGGGCATTATGCTCGACAGATCGGAGAAGATGCTGATCGGCATATGGGGTATCCTGAAAGCCGGTGCGGCTTATGTGCCCATCGACCCGGATTATCCGGCAGCCCGGAAAGCCTATGTCATCAAAGACACCGGTATCCGCATGTTGCTGACACAGACCGAATATTTTTTCGACCTGGATTACTACGAAGGAGAATCATTTGCCGTAGATGTGCAGCTGGATACGCTGGAAACGCCGGTGACTGCACCGTCGGTGACGATCGCACCGGATCACCTGGCCTATGTGATCTATACTTCCGGTTCTACCGGCAACCCTAAAGGCGTACTGATTACACACGGTAACCTGATGCATTCCCTCTCGTCCCGGCCGGCTATCTATGACGCCTATACGTCGTTTTTGCTGTTGTCGTCTATTGCTTTCGACAGCTCCGTGGCCGGTATTTTCGGAACGTTATGTTATGGCGGTTGCCTCTGTATTACCCGTAAGATTGATGTGGCCAACGTAGACCTGATTGCCGGTTACCTGGTAGATCATGCAGTGAGTCATTTGTTAACTGTACCATCTTACTATAAATTATTACTGAATGCGCTGGCCAACAGGAATAATCACCTGCGGGCAGTCATTGTAGCCGGGGAAGCTTGTCCGGCGCAGCTGGTAACCGATCACTTTAATGCGCCTGCCTTGCAGGACTGCCGGTTCTTTAACGAATATGGCCCTACGGAAGCTACCGTATGGAGCAGCGTATATGTCTTTGAGCGGGATGCCCCTATTGTACCGTCTATTGGCAAACCGATACCGGGCACCCGTATTTATATATTGGACAGTGAGCAACAACCCGTGCCTGCAGGCGTTACCGGCGAAATATATATTGCCGGTAACGGTTTGGCCCGTGGCTACCTGCACCAGCCGGAGCTGACGGCAGAAAAATTTGTCACCGATCCGTTTCAGCCAACGGAACGCATGTATCGTACCGGCGACTCCGCCAGATGGAAAGCCGATGGGAATATTATCTTCATCGGCCGGAAAGATGACCAGGTAAAGATCCGCGGCTACCGCATTGAACTGGGTGAAATTGAAAATGCACTGCAGGGACATGCCGGCGTGGAATTGGCCACGGTAGTAGTCAGAACCGATGCTGCCGGCAATAAAGAACTGGCCGCCTATGTAGTGGGTAACACCACTTTACAGGCAGCCGACCTGCAAACCTACCTGACCGGATTACTGCCATCCTACGCGCTACCGGCGCATTATGTACAGCTGGAGCAGTTCCCGCTGACCCCGAATGGTAAAGTAGACCGGAAAAAATTGCCGGATCCTAAAGGAACGGGGATGTCTACCGGTGTACCGTACGTAGCGCCGCGCAATGATGCGGAAGCACGGTTGTTGATGATCTGGAAAGAGATACTGGGCAAAGAAAAGATCGGTGTGAATGATAGTTTCTTCAGCCTGGGCGGGGACTCTATCAAAATCCTGCGCCTCATGACGGAGATCCGTAAAAAAATGAGTCTGGAAATACCGATTGCCGATATCTATAAAAACAATACGGTGGCCTTGCTGGCGGCGCACAGCTATGATAACATCATCGCCATCGAACGCCGCAATAACTATCTGAAAGAAACAGAAGTGGCCGTGAAAGCGGAAATATTGGCGTTGAAAGAACGGATACTGGCATTGGATCTGTTACCGGAAAAAGAAAATATTGCCGATATCTTCCCCATGAGTGATGTGGAAAAGGGGATGGTCTTCGAATCACTCATCAACCGGGAACGCAGTATATACCACGATCAGTCATTGCACCCGCGCATTTTTGCAGACTTTGATATTGCACGTTTCCGCCGCGCCCTGCAGCTGCTCGTGGATAAACATGCTATCTTAAGAACCAGCTTTAATGTGACGGATTTTGATACCCAGGTACAGCTGGTACATCACCGCATTAACGTAGAAATTCCCTACAAGGATTTATCTGACCTGCCACATGAGACGCAGAACAACATCATCCGTACTTTCGTGGATGGAGAGTTGCATCATCCTTTTGATGTTTCGGTCGCACCGTTGTGGCGCATGTCTGCATTTAACGTCGGCAACAATAAAATTGTCTTTGTATGGCAATGTCATCACGCTATCATTGATGGCTGGAGTGATGCCTTGTTCATGACAGAACTGAATAACCTGTACCTGACACTGGGAGAAGATCCTGCTTATTTACCGGAACCGCTGAAAGCAGATTACCGCGATTTTATTATCCAGCATGAGGTAGATAAAAAAGATAGTCAGATGAACAGCTTCTGGCAACAGGAGCTGGCAGAAGCCAAACGCCTGGATCTCTTTACCCAGGCGCCGGATGACAGCGGCTATCTGCACGTACTGGATAAAAAACATTCCGATAAACTGGAAGACCTGGCAGAAGACCTGGATACCACCGTGAAAGTAATTTCATTCAGCGCGTATCTCTATCTGTTGAAAATACTGAGCTACGATGAAGAAGTGATTGCCGGCCTGGTAACCAATACCCGCCCGGATTGTGAAGACAGCGACCGGATACTGGGTTGCTTCCTGAATACCATTCCTTTTAAAATGGTGGTGGATGCCCCGGTGAAAATCGCAGACTTTATCCTGCAGGTACACGAAAAAATCATCGGCCTGAAAGGAAATGAAAGACTCAGCTTACCGGAAATAGCCCGGATTCATCACCAGCAAACAGAAGCCGGTAATCCGTTTTTCGATACCTTCTTCAACTACGTGGATTTCCATGAATTCCAATCTATCCGGGAAGAGAAAGCACCGGTACAACCAGATACGCCGGCGCCATCGCTGAACCTGAAAGGAACCGGCCGTACCAACACCTACATGGATTTTACAGTGAATAATACCGGCGGTTACCTGCAGGTGAAATTCAACCTGCTGCGGAAACTGAAATCCGGTTTAACGGCGCAACAGGTAGGCGCCATTTACCTGGAGATCCTGCATGCCATGAGTATAGATGCGGAACAAATCATCAACCAGCGGGATTACCTGTCTGCCGCCGCAAAAGAAGAGCTGCTGACCGCCTTTAATCCGGCGCCGGTGGATTTCCCGGCTACCCAAACGCTTACCCGGTTGCTGGAAGCACAGGTAGCCCTTGCGCCACAGCAAGCCGCTCTGGTGTTTGATACAAAGGAATGGACTTACCAGGAATTAAATGCGATAGCCAATCAGCTGGGTGCTTACCTGCGCAAACACCATGGCATTACAGCCGGTGAGCTGGTAGGCATACAATTGGAGCGTAGCGACTGGATGATCATTGCGATACTGGGGGTATTAAAATCCGGTGGCGCCTATGTACCGGTTGATCCTACGTATCCGGCAGAAAGGAGAAGTTATATCCTGGAAGACAGTCAGTGCCGCGTAGTCATCGATGCTGCGTTGCTGGAACAGTTCCGGCAGGAAGCAGATCACTATGCACAGGAAAACCTGGAAGCAGTCAATAACGCTACTGACCTGGCTTATATCATCTATACTTCCGGTTCCACCGGAAAGCCTAAAGGCGTGATGACGGAACACCGATCCGTGGTGAACCTGATTACCTCGCAGATCCGGACGTTTGGTATCACCAGCAGTGAAAATATATTACAGTTCTCCAGCATTGCCTTTGATGCGTCTGTAGAACAGATCTTCCTGGCATTCAGTACAGGCGCCCGCCTAACCGTGATGGATGCGGATACGCGACTGGACCCTGAAAAGATCGCCGCTTTTCTTACCCGGCACGAAATTACCCATTTGCATACCGTACCAGGCGTACTGAAAACCATTCCGGTAAAACAATATCCTGCCTTAAAGCGGGTGATTGCCGGTGGTGATAGCTGTCCGCAGGATGTGGCAGCGCAGTGGAGCGGGGAATATGACTTTTATAACGAGTACGGCCCTACGGAAACAACCATTACCGCTACCGAACTGCACTACCAACCTGGTGCTGTGGGTCCGGTATTGTCTATCGGCCGGCCGGTCGCCAATACTTTTGTATACATCACTGATCATGCGTTGAACCTGGTACCTGCCGGTGTGACCGGAGAAATCTGTATCGGCGGCAGTGGGGTAGCAAGAGGTTATCTCTATCGCCCGGAGCTGACGGCAGAAAAGTTTGTGCCGAACCCATTCCGGCCGGGAGAGCGGATGTACCGTACCGGTGACCTGGGCAGATGGCTGCCCGACGGAAATATTTTATTTACCGGCCGTCGCGACGACCAGGTGAAAATCCGTGGCAACCGCGTGGAAACCGGTGAAGTAGCCGCGGCGATACAAACACACCCGGCAGTAGCAAGTGCCGTAGTGGCCGCGCGTCCCGATCAACAGGGCGAACAGCAACTGACGGCGTATATTGTTGCCCGTGAGTCGCTGAACAGCAGTACCCTGCGTGCTTATCTGACAGACCGGCTGCCGGCTTATATGTTGCCATCGCATTTCGTACAGCTGTCTGCGTTACCATTAACCGCTACCGGAAAAATCAATTTCCGGGCATTGCCGGAACCGGAAGCCGCAGGTTTATCTGCAGGCGTAGAATACATCGCGCCGCAAGGTATCCGGGAAGTATTGCTGGTAGCCGCTTTTGAGGCAGTACTGCAAAAACAGGCAGTAGGCGTGAACGGCGATTTCTTTGTACTGGGAGGCGACTCCATCAAATCGATACAGGTCGTATCTTATCTGAAACAAAGAGGCTATGCCCTCACCATTCAGGATATCCTGCTGCATCCCGTTATCACGGATCTGGCAAAATATATCGTACCTGTGACCCGGGTAGCAGATCAGGGACCTGTTACCGGTATTATTCCGTTAAGCCCGGTGCAGACATCCTTCTTCCTGGGAGACCAGACCTGTATCCATCATTTCAACCAGTCGGTATTGCTGAACAGCCGCGAGCCGATAGCAGCAGCTTCTTTGCGGGCAGCGCTGGATAAACTGGTACAGCACCACGATGCGTTGCGGATGGTTTATTATAACAGTCCTGCCGGCTGGGTACAGGAAAACAAAGGCCTGGAACAAAGCTATGCCCTGGAGGTGATTACACCGGCTGATGAAGCAGCATTCGGACAACATTGCGACCGCCTGCAGGCGGGTATTAACCTGGAAACAGGGCCGTTGTTCAGTGTGGGATTATTCCGCGGTGAAAGCAGCGACCGTTTGTTGCTGGTAATACATCACCTCGTGGTAGATGGTGTGTCATGGCGGATATTGCTGGAAGATCTCTCTAACTTATATTATCAATATCAGATAGGCGCTGCATTACGGCTGCCGCAAAAAACAGATGCCTTTAAATACTGGCAGGAAAAACAACTGGCTTATGCCGCCAGTGAAACACTGGCGCAGGAAATTCCTTACTGGTCGGCTATTGCCGCTGCCGATGCTTCCTTGCCGGTAGATATGCCGGAAGGTAGTAACCGGGTGGCAGATGTGGCTGTTACCACCTTTGTGCTGGATGAAGCACAGACGACCCGTTTACAAACCCAGTGTTACCGCGCTTACCGCACGGAAGTGAATGATGTACTGATCGGTGCACTGAGTCTGGCGCTGGCAGATGTATTTAAACAGCCGGAGGTGCTGATACGGCTCGAAGGCCATGGCCGCGAGCAGATAGGCGCTGATGTGGATGTCAGCCGCACGGTGGGCTGGTTTACCAGTATGTATCCGGTGTTGCTCGACCTGCAGCAGGCGGCCGATCCGATTGCGCAGCTGATTGCCGTGAAAGAATCCCTGCACCGGGTACCGGGTAAAGGTATCGGTTATGGTATCCTGCATTACCTGGCAGGTAAAGTGCCTGCGGTAACGCCGGCAGTTACCTTCAACTATCTCGGCGACTTCGGCGGCAGTGTTGCTGCCAGTGATCAAACGCCGCTGTTTGAATTCTCCGGTGATTATCATGGGCACGAATATCCGGACAACCGGCAGCGTACGACCTTGCTGGATATCTCCGGTATGGTCGTGAGTGGTCAGCTACGTTTATCCGTCGGGTATAGCCGCGAACAGTTTACGGCCGCTACTGCCGGCAAGCTGGCAACGGCCTGGCAATTCCGCCTGGAGCAACTGATTACACAGTTGTCTGCCGCCACTGAAAGCCGGTTAACGCCGGTGGATCTGACCTACAAAGGTTTGAGCGCTGCAGCAGTCAATGCGCTGAACGAAAATTTTGATGTGGAAGATGTATACCCGGTTACCGCTATGCAACGGGTGCTTATCCATGCCTATGATGCGGCTGCTACAGATGCAGGCGTATATCATGCGATTTCTTCCTGGGGTTTTGAAGATGCCCGGTTCTCGCTGGCAGCATTGGAAACGAGCATTCAACAGCTGCAGGAAAAACACAGGGTATTACGCACCGTATTTTTCAGACCGGATAACGGAGATATCTGCCAGTGTGTGAAAACCACTGTGGGAGATACGGTTACCGTGGATGACCTGACGGCCTTGTCGCCGCAGGAACAACAGGCGTATATCCTCACGGCGAGGGAAGCCGATATCCGCAGCAAGTTTCGGATTACGGATACCCCATCGCTGTTGTTCCGGTTCCGGATTTTTATACTGGGAGCGCATGCCTTTGAACTGATGTTTACCTGTCACCATGCGATCATGGATGGGTGGGGCTTTACCATATTGAAGAATGAATTGCTGGCGGGTTATCTGGCCGCCAGAAACGGAGAAACGGTACCAGTGGTTATACCAGCCGATAGTTTCCGTGAGTATGTACAGCTGGGAGAAGCCGGCGCCGCCAATGAGAAAAACAATCAGTTCTGGCGGGAAGCATTACAAAACTGGCAGCCATTGCCGCTGCAACCACTGACTACGGCAGAACAGGGCACCGATTCCTGCTCTGTACACCTGGACAGGGCGCTGGTACAACAGCTGAAAGCTGTGGCAGAAAACAACAAGGTGTCGTTGCGGTCCGTATTCCTGAAAACAGGTACCGAGGTGCTGCGGCAACACTGGGGCGTGAAAGAACTGTTCCTGGGATTGTTGTTCAACGGCAGAACGCATGAACTGCAGGATGCATTGAATGCGGTAGGCCTGTACTGGAATATCCTGCCTTTCCGGGCGCCGGAAGTTGATAGCTATGAAGCCATACAGCAGCAGTTGAACCGGTACGAAGCCTATGCACAGTTTTCTGCCTGGAAAATCCGCGAATGGGTGGGACAGGAGCCGCACCAGGTAAGTTTTAGTTATTCGCAGTTCCATAATGCCCGCAACTGGCAGGCAGAAACACCGGCCGTGCAGGATCAGCTGCCCGTAATGACCGGCGATTTTTATATGGACCGTTATCATTACCCGTTAAACATCAAGGTAATGGTAAAAGAAACAGATGGTACAGATATCGTGATCATCATGGATTATGACCGGCAGTATTTTTCCGGAGAAGAGATAGCGCAGCTTTTATCACAATTTGTTCATCAGTTAAAGTAA
- a CDS encoding VOC family protein, whose protein sequence is MENLNNIVSTDLPKMEYDFIEYYVGMAKMVVYWHVKALGFKVVAYCGPETGVEDRCSYYIVKNDIKIVITSASQPSSYKIVSFVDLHGNGIKRFAMKVEDVSASFQRALKNGAIPLQHPVVVSDDKGSVEHASLKVFDDNEVVLINYDNYTGDFMPGYKNIEDDWDVLGEDSALEKIDHVACALRLNEINLWENYFNNIFQSKTVKQFDERKVGEEKKIGMLLKVLQSENKQMNNVLVEPDHGVRSQVSLFIDQNYGAGIQHIAFESANIFRSVEVLRANGVRFTRYPDSYYEKLNAKYPHLDVTLLRKHGVLCDVLDGALLFQIFTAPIGDRATFFYEIVQRVNNYEGFGLDNIHALFEAMETELMANNAL, encoded by the coding sequence ATGGAAAATCTGAACAACATTGTCTCCACCGATTTGCCAAAAATGGAATACGACTTCATTGAATATTATGTGGGCATGGCAAAAATGGTCGTTTACTGGCATGTGAAAGCGCTGGGATTTAAAGTAGTGGCCTACTGCGGACCAGAAACGGGCGTAGAAGACAGGTGTTCTTATTATATCGTGAAGAATGATATCAAAATTGTGATTACTTCCGCTTCCCAGCCCAGTTCCTATAAGATTGTATCTTTTGTGGACCTGCATGGCAATGGTATCAAACGGTTTGCCATGAAGGTGGAAGATGTAAGCGCTTCTTTTCAGCGTGCCCTGAAAAATGGAGCGATTCCTTTACAGCACCCGGTGGTGGTATCCGATGATAAAGGATCCGTAGAACATGCTTCCCTGAAAGTATTTGATGATAATGAAGTGGTGTTGATTAACTATGATAATTATACCGGTGATTTTATGCCGGGATATAAGAATATTGAAGATGACTGGGATGTATTGGGAGAAGATTCTGCTCTCGAAAAAATTGATCATGTGGCCTGTGCTTTGCGGCTGAATGAAATCAATCTCTGGGAAAATTATTTCAACAACATCTTCCAGTCTAAAACAGTTAAACAATTCGATGAAAGAAAAGTAGGAGAGGAGAAGAAGATCGGTATGCTGCTGAAAGTATTGCAGTCAGAAAATAAACAGATGAACAACGTACTGGTAGAGCCGGATCATGGTGTAAGGTCGCAGGTATCGTTGTTTATTGACCAGAATTATGGCGCCGGTATACAACATATCGCCTTTGAATCAGCCAATATTTTCCGTTCTGTGGAAGTATTGCGTGCCAATGGCGTACGGTTTACCAGATATCCGGATTCCTATTATGAAAAACTAAACGCCAAATACCCGCACCTGGATGTAACGTTACTGAGAAAACATGGTGTGCTGTGCGATGTGCTGGACGGTGCATTGCTGTTCCAGATCTTCACCGCGCCTATCGGCGACCGCGCTACTTTTTTCTATGAAATTGTACAACGTGTCAACAATTACGAAGGTTTTGGCCTGGATAATATCCACGCATTATTTGAAGCAATGGAAACTGAACTGATGGCGAACAATGCTTTGTAG